In Kitasatospora gansuensis, a genomic segment contains:
- the phoU gene encoding phosphate signaling complex protein PhoU — protein MRDAYHEELDSISDGLVEMARLVGSAMGRATTALLDADLALAESVIAADDKVNALHHDLENRAIDLLARQQPVATDLRIVVTSLRMSSDLERCGDLARHVAKVARLRFPETAVPNDLHPIVLEMGQLAQRLVAKAGQVIATKDVEKALELEQDDDAIDALHRELFSHLLDDRWQHGIETAVDVTLVGRYYERFADHAVSVAKRVVFLVTGEHVADFVANAESAE, from the coding sequence ATGCGCGACGCGTACCACGAGGAACTGGACTCGATCAGCGACGGCCTGGTCGAGATGGCCCGGCTGGTCGGTTCGGCCATGGGTCGGGCCACCACCGCGCTGCTCGACGCGGACCTGGCGCTGGCGGAGAGCGTGATCGCCGCCGACGACAAGGTCAACGCCCTGCACCACGACCTGGAGAACCGGGCCATCGACCTGCTGGCCCGTCAGCAGCCGGTCGCCACCGATCTGCGGATCGTGGTCACCTCGCTGCGGATGAGCTCCGACCTGGAGCGCTGCGGCGACCTGGCCCGGCACGTGGCCAAGGTGGCCCGGCTGCGCTTCCCGGAGACCGCCGTCCCGAACGACCTGCACCCGATCGTGCTGGAGATGGGGCAGCTCGCCCAGCGGCTGGTGGCCAAGGCCGGCCAGGTGATCGCCACCAAGGACGTCGAGAAGGCGCTCGAGCTGGAGCAGGACGACGACGCGATCGACGCGCTGCACCGCGAGCTGTTCTCGCACCTGCTGGACGACCGCTGGCAGCACGGCATCGAGACCGCGGTGGACGTCACCCTGGTCGGCCGCTACTACGAGCGCTTCGCCGACCACGCGGTCTCGGTGGCCAAGCGCGTGGTCTTCCTGGTGACCGGCGAGCACGTGGCCGACTTCGTCGCCAACGCCGAGTCGGCGGAGTAG
- a CDS encoding lytic polysaccharide monooxygenase auxiliary activity family 9 protein, giving the protein MRKRHLFAALVGALAVQVATAIPAFSHGYISGPPSRAAYCAAGTVTGCGDIQWEPQSVEGPKGFPSGGPADGKLCAGGNSRFAQLDNPRNGAWPTTKVAAGQKQNFTWKFTARHATAQYRYFLTKPGYSASSVLSRSNLNLTPLLTVPGNNAQPPSTLTHSVPLPAGLTGHHVLLAVWDVADTTNAFYSCVDLQF; this is encoded by the coding sequence ATGCGTAAGCGCCATCTGTTCGCGGCCCTCGTCGGGGCCCTGGCCGTGCAGGTCGCCACCGCGATTCCGGCCTTCTCGCACGGCTACATCAGCGGGCCGCCCAGCCGGGCCGCGTACTGCGCGGCGGGCACCGTCACCGGCTGCGGCGACATCCAGTGGGAGCCGCAGAGCGTCGAGGGGCCCAAGGGCTTCCCGAGCGGTGGCCCGGCCGACGGCAAGCTCTGCGCGGGCGGCAACAGCCGGTTCGCCCAGCTGGACAACCCGCGGAACGGGGCCTGGCCGACCACCAAGGTGGCGGCGGGTCAGAAGCAGAACTTCACCTGGAAGTTCACCGCCAGGCACGCCACCGCCCAGTACCGGTACTTCCTCACCAAGCCGGGCTACAGCGCGTCCTCGGTGCTGAGCCGGAGCAACCTCAACCTCACCCCGCTGCTGACCGTCCCGGGCAACAACGCCCAGCCGCCCAGCACGCTCACCCACAGCGTGCCGCTGCCGGCCGGGCTGACCGGGCACCACGTGCTGCTCGCGGTGTGGGACGTCGCCGACACCACGAACGCCTTCTACTCCTGCGTCGACCTGCAGTTCTAG
- a CDS encoding phosphoglyceromutase: MADTTYRLILLRHGESQWNQKNLFTGWVDVDLNEKGEKEAARGGELLAAEGFLPDVLHTSLLRRAIRTSQIALDKADRHWIPVSRSWRLNERHYGALQGKDKAQTLAEFGEEQFQLWRRSYDTPPPALEDGNEYSQAGDARYGDIPSELRPRTECLKDVVDRMLPYWYDAIVPDLAAGKTVLVTAHGNSLRALVKHLDGISDEDIAGLNIPTGIPLVYELDADFKPVTKGGRYLDADAAAAAIEAVKNQGKK, encoded by the coding sequence ATGGCTGACACGACCTACCGACTGATCCTGCTCCGTCACGGCGAGAGCCAGTGGAACCAGAAGAACCTCTTCACCGGCTGGGTCGACGTCGACCTCAACGAGAAGGGCGAGAAGGAGGCCGCACGCGGCGGTGAGCTGCTCGCCGCCGAGGGCTTCCTCCCCGACGTGCTGCACACCTCCCTGCTGCGCCGCGCGATCCGCACCTCGCAGATCGCCCTGGACAAGGCCGACCGGCACTGGATCCCGGTCAGCCGCAGCTGGCGGCTGAACGAGCGCCACTACGGCGCCCTCCAGGGCAAGGACAAGGCCCAGACCCTGGCCGAGTTCGGCGAGGAGCAGTTCCAGCTCTGGCGCCGCTCGTACGACACCCCGCCGCCCGCGCTCGAGGACGGCAACGAGTACTCGCAGGCCGGCGACGCCCGCTACGGCGACATCCCGAGCGAGCTGCGTCCGCGCACCGAGTGCCTCAAGGACGTCGTCGACCGGATGCTGCCGTACTGGTACGACGCGATCGTGCCCGACCTGGCGGCCGGCAAGACCGTCCTGGTCACCGCGCACGGCAACAGCCTGCGCGCCTTGGTCAAGCACCTCGACGGCATCTCCGACGAGGACATCGCGGGCCTGAACATCCCCACCGGCATCCCGCTCGTCTACGAGCTCGACGCCGACTTCAAGCCGGTCACCAAGGGCGGCCGCTACCTGGACGCGGACGCCGCCGCGGCCGCCATCGAGGCGGTCAAGAACCAGGGCAAGAAGTAA
- a CDS encoding MDR family MFS transporter has translation MPALQRLVVSLSETGRGLPRRFWWLWTATLVNKLGGFVVPFLALYLTADRGYSAAYAGLVASLFGLGSAIAAIGGGVLTDRIGRRPTLLAAQLGTAVSVAVLGFTDGPVAIASMVFLVGLASNASRPAISAIIADVVPAEDRVRAYSLNYWAVNIGFGVSTAAAGVIAAGGYLTLFLLDALSTLLCAVVVFVKIPETKPAVTATERSEPAVHLGTVFADRRFMAVVGINLLLALVAQQGSTTLAVDMGQAGITAAQYGWVISLNGLLIVLLQLPLTRLMEGRSRTALLLASALLIGWGFGLTMFAGSSVWFFAFTVAVWTIGEIMNAPTMTALVAELAPAQARGRYQGVYSLSWSLAMFIGPVGGSVLLQYGGGAAAWGTCAGLGTLAAAAFLLLGRRQAVERVPAAAEPDRAAV, from the coding sequence ATGCCCGCCCTGCAGCGCCTGGTCGTCTCACTATCGGAGACGGGCCGTGGACTCCCCCGCCGGTTCTGGTGGCTCTGGACGGCCACCCTGGTCAACAAGCTCGGCGGGTTCGTGGTGCCGTTCCTGGCGCTCTACCTGACCGCCGACCGGGGCTACTCGGCGGCGTACGCGGGTCTGGTCGCCTCGCTGTTCGGTCTCGGCTCGGCGATCGCGGCGATCGGCGGCGGTGTGCTGACCGACCGGATCGGGCGGCGGCCGACCCTGCTCGCGGCGCAGCTCGGCACCGCCGTCAGCGTGGCGGTGCTCGGCTTCACCGACGGGCCGGTGGCGATCGCCTCGATGGTCTTCCTGGTCGGTCTGGCCAGCAACGCCTCCCGCCCGGCGATCTCGGCGATCATCGCCGACGTGGTGCCCGCCGAGGACCGGGTGCGGGCGTACTCGCTGAACTACTGGGCCGTCAACATCGGCTTCGGCGTCTCGACCGCCGCGGCCGGTGTGATCGCGGCGGGCGGCTATCTGACGCTCTTCCTGTTGGACGCGCTGAGCACGCTGCTCTGCGCGGTGGTGGTCTTCGTGAAGATCCCGGAGACCAAGCCCGCCGTCACCGCCACCGAACGTTCCGAACCCGCGGTCCACCTGGGCACGGTGTTCGCCGACCGCCGGTTCATGGCCGTGGTCGGGATCAACCTGCTGCTCGCCCTGGTCGCCCAGCAGGGCAGCACCACGCTGGCCGTCGACATGGGGCAGGCCGGGATCACCGCCGCCCAGTACGGCTGGGTGATCAGCCTGAACGGCCTGCTGATCGTGCTGCTCCAGCTCCCCCTGACCAGGCTGATGGAGGGCCGGAGCCGGACCGCGCTGCTGCTGGCCAGCGCGCTGCTGATCGGGTGGGGCTTCGGGCTGACCATGTTCGCGGGTTCGTCGGTCTGGTTCTTCGCCTTCACGGTCGCGGTCTGGACGATCGGCGAGATCATGAACGCCCCGACCATGACGGCGCTGGTCGCCGAACTCGCCCCGGCGCAGGCCCGGGGCCGCTACCAGGGCGTGTACTCGCTCTCCTGGTCGCTCGCCATGTTCATCGGCCCGGTGGGCGGCTCGGTGCTGCTCCAGTACGGCGGCGGAGCGGCGGCCTGGGGCACCTGCGCGGGCCTCGGCACCCTCGCCGCGGCCGCCTTCCTGCTGCTCGGGCGGCGGCAGGCGGTCGAGCGCGTGCCCGCGGCGGCGGAGCCGGACCGGGCCGCCGTCTGA